In Candidatus Chlorohelix allophototropha, one DNA window encodes the following:
- a CDS encoding dipeptide ABC transporter ATP-binding protein, translating into MTIGTQQSGSSSGSIKAEDNLVEVTNLEMHFPISEGIIFQRRVGTVKAVDGISFNVKKGETLGLVGESGCGKSTTGRAILQLYRPTAGSVKYKGLELTELKGETLRKMRKQMQIIFQDPYASLNPRMTVGSIVGEPLEVHNLAKGKEKLERVRELLRIVGLNPNYVNRYPHEFSGGQRQRIGIARALAVQPDFIVADEPISALDVSIQAQVINLLEDLQAQFGLTYLFIAHDLSVVRHISDRIAVMYLGKVVELADRNKLYSEPMHPYTKALLSAVPVPDPIIEEKRKRIILEGDVPSPINPPSGCHFRTRCPLAQEICKTEPPFVEKRPNHLVACHFAEKALETLPQPD; encoded by the coding sequence ATGACAATAGGAACGCAACAGTCCGGATCATCTTCCGGGTCGATAAAAGCCGAGGATAATCTGGTTGAAGTCACCAATTTGGAAATGCACTTTCCCATTTCGGAAGGTATTATTTTCCAGCGTCGTGTGGGTACCGTCAAAGCGGTGGACGGAATTTCTTTTAATGTGAAGAAGGGTGAAACGCTTGGTCTAGTGGGAGAATCTGGTTGTGGCAAAAGCACTACCGGGCGGGCAATTCTTCAACTTTATCGCCCTACCGCTGGTTCGGTTAAGTATAAGGGACTTGAACTGACCGAGCTAAAAGGCGAGACTTTGCGCAAGATGCGTAAGCAAATGCAAATCATCTTCCAAGACCCCTATGCCTCTCTTAATCCGCGTATGACGGTTGGTAGTATCGTAGGTGAGCCACTCGAAGTTCACAATCTTGCCAAAGGTAAGGAAAAGCTTGAAAGGGTGCGCGAGCTTTTGCGTATAGTAGGCTTGAACCCGAACTATGTGAATCGTTATCCGCACGAGTTTAGCGGTGGTCAGCGACAGCGTATCGGTATTGCCCGCGCTTTGGCAGTTCAGCCTGATTTTATCGTGGCAGACGAACCTATTTCCGCATTGGACGTATCAATTCAAGCGCAGGTTATCAACTTGCTGGAAGATTTGCAAGCCCAGTTTGGCTTAACCTATCTTTTCATTGCCCACGACCTTTCGGTAGTGCGCCATATTAGCGATCGTATTGCAGTTATGTATTTGGGCAAGGTAGTGGAATTGGCAGACCGAAACAAGCTTTACAGTGAGCCGATGCATCCATATACGAAAGCCTTGCTATCGGCTGTTCCTGTGCCTGATCCGATAATAGAAGAAAAGCGCAAGCGTATTATTCTTGAAGGTGATGTGCCTAGTCCGATCAATCCACCTAGCGGTTGTCATTTCCGTACTCGCTGTCCGTTAGCGCAGGAGATCTGCAAGACAGAACCTCCCTTTGTGGAGAAACGCCCCAACCATTTAGTGGCATGCCATTTTGCAGAGAAAGCCCTCGAAACGTTGCCACAGCCTGACTAA
- the cobT gene encoding nicotinate mononucleotide-dependent phosphoribosyltransferase CobT produces the protein MVNINKKLIGVYHLEIINDFLNSINGLTPYFSLVAAYTATVQIPGVSGAGITSELRELTATADVEILALGKAVCLQEGVPSNPSGAPGPSIITHAAFKLIPEMTYLPIDVGLKIMPAVKSIVKLEGASQAKAVSSGQALENEAQAQKLFYSGWKLGVKLGSECANSGHYLIIAETIPGGTTTALGLLLALGINAEELVSSSMPGNAHHLKLEAVKQGFQALGKEKGAFAKTPLAGVAALGDTMQPAVAGMAMGASIHCPVMLGGGTQMAAVVALAAALVKNGEVDRTRIKPENIALVTTRWVSEDATADLSGLGAAIETKFGPFPVCYMSANLDFSQSKYPGMRQYELGFVKEGVGAGAAALAAMLTKNLDPDEFLPYIERSYEQLCL, from the coding sequence ATGGTGAATATTAATAAAAAATTAATAGGTGTATATCATTTAGAAATCATTAACGACTTCCTTAACAGCATTAACGGGTTAACTCCCTATTTTTCATTAGTTGCTGCTTACACCGCGACTGTACAAATTCCGGGAGTTAGTGGCGCTGGTATAACCTCAGAATTACGGGAACTGACTGCTACCGCAGATGTAGAGATTCTGGCACTTGGTAAAGCAGTTTGCTTACAGGAAGGAGTACCGTCTAACCCGTCCGGTGCGCCTGGACCCTCTATCATAACCCATGCAGCTTTCAAACTGATACCGGAAATGACTTATCTTCCTATTGATGTTGGTTTAAAAATAATGCCAGCCGTAAAATCAATTGTTAAGTTAGAAGGCGCTTCACAGGCTAAGGCAGTTTCCAGCGGTCAAGCGTTGGAAAACGAGGCACAAGCGCAAAAGTTATTTTATTCCGGCTGGAAACTAGGGGTAAAACTCGGCAGCGAGTGTGCTAATAGTGGACATTATCTGATCATAGCGGAAACTATACCGGGAGGAACTACCACCGCCCTCGGTTTGTTACTGGCGTTGGGAATTAATGCTGAAGAACTGGTGAGCAGTTCGATGCCAGGCAATGCACACCATTTGAAGCTGGAAGCCGTTAAACAAGGATTCCAAGCGTTAGGTAAAGAAAAGGGCGCTTTTGCCAAAACACCACTGGCAGGTGTTGCCGCTTTAGGGGATACAATGCAACCGGCAGTAGCAGGTATGGCAATGGGCGCATCTATACATTGTCCGGTAATGTTGGGCGGAGGTACTCAGATGGCGGCAGTAGTGGCGCTGGCGGCGGCTCTAGTAAAAAATGGAGAGGTTGATAGAACTCGAATTAAGCCTGAAAATATTGCACTGGTTACAACCCGGTGGGTCAGTGAAGATGCAACCGCCGATTTATCCGGGCTAGGCGCAGCGATCGAAACGAAATTTGGACCATTTCCGGTCTGCTATATGTCCGCAAACCTTGACTTCAGCCAATCTAAATATCCCGGAATGCGTCAATACGAGCTTGGATTTGTTAAGGAAGGGGTCGGAGCAGGCGCAGCAGCGTTAGCGGCAATGCTAACAAAGAACCTTGACCCAGATGAATTTCTTCCTTACATTGAGCGTTCCTACGAACAGCTATGTCTTTAA
- a CDS encoding helix-turn-helix domain-containing protein, giving the protein MPRSNHKNKIFNSNGLSVGLRIKEARRTLQMTQEDLSKDILSKSYVSAVELGKMQPSIKALGLLAERLGLPVSFFLDTNHTVKNKATADLQFARLRFILSNPLTICDESYAIIINDLKREELKDTEKAELLYLEGRFLLSHNQLVAATKCFEESLEFWEKIGETEWVARLLFNQALLFIQQNNWHSSLACLEKARNIGKISSPELRLRILTLLMRVYYLLADKENVQKLLGECLELASNINSVEDLRQYYLQEACNLEECGEINKAVELLEKGHALINSLTTGYAIRSSLYEVSREYLRQGQTEEALTIYQRVIGSIANFMPDPMPLLALNDIARLNFESGNDQKALEVISMANALIPDGRFMHEEGRLFVTAGSIYEKAGDRKQADTFFEQGLNLLEKSSRFTELAEAYYTYGKLLVERGDSNNGMKYLSLAFNTRNKANRYQFLEKYEL; this is encoded by the coding sequence ATGCCTAGAAGTAATCACAAAAACAAAATCTTCAATAGTAATGGCTTATCAGTAGGGTTACGAATTAAAGAAGCCCGACGTACTCTCCAAATGACACAGGAAGACCTGAGTAAAGATATTCTTTCCAAAAGTTATGTATCTGCCGTAGAATTGGGTAAGATGCAGCCTTCTATCAAGGCGTTGGGTTTATTGGCAGAACGTTTGGGTTTGCCCGTTTCGTTTTTCCTTGATACAAATCATACAGTGAAAAATAAGGCTACGGCTGATCTTCAATTTGCTCGCTTACGGTTTATTCTTTCTAACCCTCTTACAATATGTGATGAGAGTTACGCAATTATTATAAATGACTTGAAAAGGGAAGAATTAAAGGATACTGAGAAAGCGGAACTACTTTATCTTGAGGGGCGGTTTTTACTTTCTCATAACCAGTTGGTAGCAGCTACTAAATGTTTTGAGGAATCGCTAGAATTTTGGGAAAAAATAGGCGAAACCGAATGGGTCGCACGTTTGCTATTTAATCAAGCGCTGCTTTTTATCCAGCAGAATAACTGGCATTCTTCACTTGCTTGTCTCGAAAAAGCCAGAAATATCGGTAAAATTAGCTCGCCTGAGTTGAGATTGAGAATCTTAACATTGCTTATGCGCGTTTATTATCTTCTGGCTGATAAAGAGAATGTCCAGAAGCTACTTGGGGAATGCCTTGAATTAGCCTCTAATATCAATAGCGTAGAAGATTTAAGGCAATATTATTTGCAGGAAGCCTGCAATCTTGAAGAGTGTGGCGAGATTAATAAAGCGGTTGAACTTCTGGAGAAAGGTCATGCTTTGATCAACAGTTTGACTACCGGCTATGCAATTCGTAGCTCTTTATACGAAGTGAGCAGAGAATATCTGCGCCAAGGACAAACTGAAGAAGCATTAACTATTTATCAACGGGTGATAGGCTCAATTGCAAATTTCATGCCTGACCCAATGCCGCTGTTAGCGCTTAACGATATTGCACGCCTGAACTTTGAGTCGGGAAATGATCAAAAAGCGTTGGAAGTAATTAGTATGGCGAACGCATTAATTCCAGATGGTCGCTTTATGCATGAAGAAGGACGGTTATTTGTTACTGCTGGCTCAATCTATGAGAAAGCGGGAGACCGGAAACAAGCAGATACTTTCTTTGAACAGGGCTTGAACTTATTGGAAAAAAGTTCCAGATTTACCGAATTGGCTGAAGCTTACTATACTTACGGGAAATTATTGGTGGAAAGAGGCGACTCAAACAACGGTATGAAATACCTGTCTCTGGCTTTTAACACCCGCAACAAGGCAAATCGCTATCAATTTCTAGAAAAATATGAGCTTTGA